One genomic segment of Hydrocarboniclastica marina includes these proteins:
- a CDS encoding DUF2061 domain-containing protein, translated as MSRLQQLTHNEAGGQRGTIKTLTFAIMHFTVAFAVTYALTGDFIIGGLVATVEPAVNTVAYYFHEKIWLRLAPSKATTSKAEPAESIVC; from the coding sequence ATGAGCCGTTTACAACAGTTGACCCACAATGAAGCAGGCGGACAGCGAGGAACCATCAAAACGCTGACCTTTGCGATCATGCACTTTACGGTAGCGTTCGCCGTAACCTATGCGCTCACAGGGGATTTTATCATCGGTGGGCTGGTCGCTACCGTTGAGCCTGCGGTCAACACCGTAGCGTACTACTTTCACGAAAAAATCTGGCTGCGGCTAGCACCGAGCAAGGCTACCACGAGCAAAGCCGAACCGGCCGAGAGCATCGTGTGCTAG
- a CDS encoding dihydrolipoyl dehydrogenase yields the protein MQEFNVDVAILGAGTAGLGAYHQASKTTDSLMLIESGPYGTTCARVGCMPSKLLIAAADAAHEARHAKMFGVHAADVTVDGREVLDRVRRERDRFVSFVVNSVKHIPDNQRLKGQARFLGPNSLRVDGHSVVHAQRIVIATGSRSYIPEMLLPAADRLLVNETLFELPQLPRSVAVFGAGAIGLELGQALSRLGVDVKVFGRSGAVAGIADDEIRVLAGQLFNEEFYLDPDAAVSAVVHAGTGVEVTYVHRSRGELTERFDYILAATGRRPNIDDIDLEKSGLTLDKRGMPDHDSQTMQCGNSHIFLAGDASAEIPLLHEASDEGHIAGINAGRYPDVQPERRRAPLAIVFTSPQIATVGLGLDQIKARCPQGYGVGSVSFENQGRSRVLGKNKGELRVYGEYGTDLFLGAEMFGPAAEHVGHLLAWAVQSRMTVTRMLEMPFYHPVIEEGVRTALRDLNHNLDEGPEITDSCMECGPGA from the coding sequence ATGCAGGAGTTCAACGTTGATGTGGCCATTCTAGGCGCGGGAACCGCAGGGCTCGGCGCGTACCATCAGGCCAGTAAGACGACGGATAGCCTGATGCTGATCGAAAGCGGGCCGTATGGTACGACCTGCGCCCGGGTCGGATGCATGCCCAGCAAACTGCTCATTGCCGCCGCCGACGCTGCTCATGAAGCTCGCCACGCCAAGATGTTTGGGGTGCATGCCGCTGATGTGACTGTTGACGGACGGGAAGTGCTGGACCGTGTACGCCGTGAGCGAGACCGCTTCGTCAGTTTTGTTGTGAACTCAGTTAAACATATCCCGGACAACCAGCGTCTGAAAGGCCAGGCGCGCTTCCTTGGCCCCAACAGCTTGCGAGTGGACGGCCACTCCGTTGTCCACGCTCAACGGATCGTTATTGCGACGGGGTCGCGCTCCTATATTCCAGAGATGCTGCTCCCGGCTGCCGATCGCCTGCTGGTCAACGAGACGCTCTTCGAGTTACCGCAACTGCCTCGCTCAGTAGCGGTTTTCGGGGCGGGCGCCATCGGCCTGGAGCTTGGGCAGGCACTGAGCCGGCTCGGTGTGGACGTAAAAGTCTTCGGTCGCAGCGGAGCTGTGGCCGGCATTGCCGATGATGAGATCCGGGTCCTGGCCGGGCAGCTTTTTAATGAGGAGTTTTACCTGGATCCAGACGCTGCCGTCAGCGCAGTAGTGCACGCGGGCACCGGCGTTGAGGTCACGTATGTTCACCGCAGCCGTGGCGAGCTCACTGAGAGATTCGACTATATCCTGGCCGCTACAGGCCGCCGCCCCAACATTGATGACATTGACCTGGAGAAAAGCGGCCTGACGCTCGACAAACGCGGTATGCCCGACCATGACTCGCAGACGATGCAGTGCGGCAATAGTCATATTTTTCTGGCGGGGGATGCTAGCGCAGAAATCCCGTTGCTGCATGAGGCCTCGGATGAGGGGCACATCGCCGGCATCAATGCCGGCCGCTATCCCGACGTGCAGCCGGAGCGGCGCAGGGCACCGCTGGCGATTGTATTCACCAGCCCGCAGATTGCGACTGTAGGGCTCGGACTTGACCAGATTAAAGCGCGCTGCCCCCAGGGCTATGGTGTGGGCAGTGTCTCGTTCGAGAATCAGGGACGTAGCCGGGTGCTGGGCAAGAACAAGGGCGAGCTCCGGGTTTACGGCGAGTATGGAACGGATCTGTTTCTGGGCGCCGAAATGTTTGGGCCAGCCGCAGAGCATGTCGGCCACCTCCTCGCGTGGGCCGTACAAAGCCGCATGACTGTCACGCGCATGCTCGAAATGCCGTTTTACCATCCGGTTATAGAAGAGGGCGTAAGGACAGCGCTGCGCGACCTCAACCACAATCTGGACGAGGGCCCGGAAATTACTGACAGCTGCATGGAATGCGGACCCGGCGCGTGA
- a CDS encoding 3-deoxy-7-phosphoheptulonate synthase encodes MNMHANEINSTAQSTTAPSLSVETGLTRKTLPTPAELRGRYPLSHELTDRIAHHRREVSRILNGEDSRLLVVVGPCSLHDDAAALDYGRRLAEVARAHADTMLIVMRAYVEKPRTTVGWKGMVYDPDHTGTGDLAEGLRRSRHLLLRLAELGLPLATEALNPLVMRYLEDLISWTAIGARTAESQPHRELVSDLAMPVGIKNATDGSVDAAVNGMQAASQPHESIGIDDNGQVAALSTAGNPDTHLVLRGGRGITNYDTESVRMAQHRLREKGVNTRVMIDCSHDNARKQHQMQSVIAGEILEQRQAGNAGIVGLMLESFITEGRQDMSDEAAYGVSITDPCLGWDETVRLLQLLHNGLGSIPSRGKDMAMVADLVAS; translated from the coding sequence ATGAACATGCATGCCAACGAAATTAACAGTACCGCCCAGTCAACGACTGCTCCATCACTCAGTGTTGAAACCGGCTTGACGAGAAAGACGTTGCCTACACCGGCTGAATTGAGGGGCCGCTACCCCCTTTCCCATGAGTTGACTGATCGTATAGCGCACCACCGCCGCGAAGTGAGCCGCATTCTGAATGGCGAGGACAGCCGCCTGCTAGTGGTTGTCGGGCCCTGTTCCCTGCACGACGATGCCGCCGCTCTGGACTACGGCCGGCGGCTTGCCGAAGTGGCGAGGGCTCACGCTGATACGATGCTCATCGTCATGCGAGCATACGTGGAAAAGCCCCGTACAACCGTTGGCTGGAAGGGCATGGTTTACGACCCTGACCATACCGGCACTGGCGATCTGGCCGAAGGCCTGCGTCGGTCGCGACATCTCTTACTGCGGCTGGCAGAGCTGGGTCTTCCGTTGGCCACGGAAGCGCTGAACCCGTTGGTTATGCGGTATCTCGAAGATTTGATCAGTTGGACTGCCATCGGTGCCCGTACGGCCGAATCCCAGCCGCACCGGGAACTGGTCAGCGACCTGGCCATGCCGGTGGGCATCAAGAACGCCACCGACGGCTCGGTCGATGCGGCTGTAAACGGCATGCAGGCGGCGTCCCAGCCCCACGAGAGTATCGGCATTGATGACAACGGCCAGGTTGCGGCGCTGTCAACGGCCGGTAACCCGGATACCCACCTGGTCTTACGGGGTGGCCGGGGTATCACGAACTACGACACCGAAAGCGTCCGCATGGCTCAGCATCGGTTGCGCGAAAAAGGAGTCAATACGCGCGTCATGATCGACTGCAGCCACGACAATGCCCGCAAGCAACATCAGATGCAAAGCGTCATTGCCGGGGAAATACTTGAGCAACGCCAGGCCGGCAACGCGGGGATCGTCGGGCTCATGCTGGAGAGCTTCATAACGGAAGGGCGACAGGATATGAGCGATGAAGCGGCTTACGGCGTGTCCATTACCGACCCCTGTCTGGGCTGGGATGAGACGGTGCGACTGCTGCAGTTACTTCACAACGGGCTGGGTTCGATACCGTCCCGGGGAAAAGACATGGCTATGGTCGCCGATCTCGTTGCAAGCTGA
- a CDS encoding secretin N-terminal domain-containing protein, translating to MKLICSLAFALLVFTTTVAQAQQKVEVFELSNRQASELVSQLKTLYPDQEVIFSADGQRLMVKGPATVVAEVGELARRLDVAPAQLRITVLRHQASQDKVSTGERLSTRARQSQQSVIVQSGETARIEAGVIRRVTSAVAGGDYVGLVAEDTPMTSGFMVQPRALGSNQIELRIISFNDDPAHHKAYGSSRDTAAVVTQRRVSPGEWVNLGSAAEAHTAEHQGVTYSTRDSGQTWSIKVDLVP from the coding sequence ATGAAGCTTATCTGCAGTCTCGCCTTTGCATTATTGGTTTTCACCACGACCGTCGCGCAGGCACAGCAGAAGGTTGAAGTTTTCGAACTCTCCAACCGACAGGCCTCTGAGCTGGTGTCCCAACTGAAAACGCTGTATCCCGACCAGGAAGTCATCTTCTCCGCCGATGGGCAGCGCCTGATGGTGAAGGGGCCGGCAACGGTTGTGGCCGAGGTGGGCGAGCTTGCCAGACGACTCGATGTAGCCCCGGCACAACTCCGGATCACGGTCCTGCGCCACCAGGCCAGCCAGGATAAAGTCAGCACCGGCGAGCGCCTGTCTACCCGTGCCCGACAAAGCCAGCAAAGTGTGATAGTGCAGAGCGGTGAAACCGCCCGTATAGAGGCCGGCGTTATCCGGCGTGTTACAAGCGCTGTCGCCGGTGGGGATTACGTTGGCCTGGTCGCTGAGGATACCCCCATGACGTCCGGCTTCATGGTGCAGCCCCGCGCCCTGGGTTCAAACCAGATCGAGCTGCGGATAATCTCGTTCAACGACGATCCCGCGCACCACAAGGCCTACGGGAGCAGCAGGGACACGGCGGCTGTAGTTACCCAGCGGCGGGTGTCACCGGGTGAATGGGTTAATCTGGGCAGTGCAGCTGAAGCTCACACGGCCGAGCATCAGGGCGTAACTTACTCGACCCGCGACAGCGGACAGACCTGGTCTATAAAGGTCGACCTGGTACCCTAA
- a CDS encoding inositol monophosphatase family protein, giving the protein MKTDLPELGRFMENIAREAGNLVIQERQKGLEHQYKAQSELVTQADVAADRYITDSIHARFPGHRILSEENEPDEREAEDLDSPLWIVDPIDGTVNYAYGHPQVAVSIAYAEGGNVVAGVVYAPFVDEMFVGLKGRGACLNGKTIRVSGASDLRLALVATGFPYSKDALAPIVDRLGRVLHECRDIRRIGSAALDICWVACGRLDAYYESVSPWDFAAARVIALEAGARCGHFSDVPREKNPDLWGRDIIVATPAVYETLARLL; this is encoded by the coding sequence ATGAAAACGGACTTGCCAGAGCTGGGGCGATTTATGGAAAACATCGCCCGGGAAGCGGGGAACCTCGTTATACAGGAGCGACAAAAAGGGCTGGAGCATCAGTACAAGGCACAGTCAGAATTAGTTACTCAGGCCGATGTAGCGGCGGACCGGTACATCACCGATAGCATTCACGCCCGCTTCCCCGGCCATCGGATTCTTTCCGAAGAGAATGAGCCCGACGAGCGCGAAGCGGAAGATCTGGACTCTCCCCTCTGGATCGTCGACCCGATCGATGGAACGGTAAACTATGCTTACGGTCATCCCCAGGTGGCAGTGTCTATTGCCTATGCCGAGGGTGGCAACGTTGTGGCAGGCGTTGTTTATGCGCCTTTCGTCGACGAGATGTTTGTCGGACTCAAGGGCCGTGGTGCTTGCCTGAACGGTAAAACCATCCGCGTTAGCGGTGCCAGCGATTTACGCCTCGCACTCGTCGCCACAGGGTTCCCCTACTCGAAAGACGCGCTCGCACCTATCGTCGACCGTCTCGGACGGGTGCTGCATGAATGCAGGGACATCCGCAGGATAGGCTCGGCAGCACTCGATATCTGTTGGGTTGCATGCGGTCGCCTGGACGCCTATTACGAGAGCGTAAGCCCTTGGGACTTCGCCGCCGCACGAGTCATTGCACTGGAGGCAGGCGCGCGCTGCGGCCATTTCAGTGACGTGCCCCGCGAAAAAAATCCCGACCTGTGGGGCCGGGATATTATCGTTGCCACTCCGGCCGTCTACGAAACGCTGGCCAGGCTACTATAA
- a CDS encoding substrate-binding periplasmic protein, giving the protein MSRAFTSLGRTSSTGLLGRLTLHGKGLPTRRALVALSLALMCFEISAAGAPEDDTIVIATGLWAPYINVDGEACEPSDKTLLSGSLSESATCQSEFSGPFIDVVKRAYGGAGIRIEFVSHPWTRNAQLIDSGMADAGLPYYCTEERARQYICSESVVDGEMVLFHRRSTDFDWDTMDDLQGYTIGATLGYFYGEKFEAMEQEEELTVLRIAQDDVNIRLLVRGMIDLMPQDRAVGYAIAQQVLPEDQFDQLTHHPKPLHSRPLHLIFTRATPRGARFAKIFDRRLKEMAASGELDQALRPLTALGRRAN; this is encoded by the coding sequence ATGTCTCGAGCCTTCACTTCTCTCGGTCGCACCTCTTCAACTGGTCTGCTCGGTCGGCTGACCCTTCACGGAAAGGGGCTCCCGACACGACGTGCTCTGGTGGCGCTGTCGCTCGCACTGATGTGTTTCGAGATCAGTGCGGCCGGTGCCCCTGAAGACGACACCATCGTCATCGCAACAGGGCTGTGGGCACCGTATATCAACGTTGATGGCGAGGCCTGCGAGCCTTCCGACAAAACGCTGCTGAGTGGCAGCCTCAGCGAGTCCGCAACGTGTCAGAGTGAGTTCTCGGGACCCTTTATTGACGTAGTCAAGAGAGCCTATGGCGGGGCGGGCATCAGGATCGAATTCGTAAGTCATCCCTGGACTCGAAACGCCCAGTTGATCGACAGCGGCATGGCGGACGCAGGACTGCCTTACTACTGTACGGAAGAGCGGGCCCGGCAGTACATCTGCAGCGAATCGGTGGTTGACGGTGAGATGGTCCTGTTTCACCGGCGGAGCACCGACTTCGACTGGGATACTATGGATGACCTGCAGGGCTACACCATAGGCGCAACGCTCGGCTACTTCTATGGTGAGAAGTTCGAAGCGATGGAGCAGGAGGAGGAGCTGACCGTTCTTAGGATTGCTCAGGATGACGTTAATATCCGGTTACTGGTTCGGGGCATGATTGACCTTATGCCCCAGGATCGGGCGGTAGGCTATGCAATTGCACAGCAGGTTTTGCCAGAAGATCAGTTTGACCAACTGACCCATCATCCCAAACCCCTCCACAGCCGTCCGCTACACTTGATTTTCACCCGTGCCACACCCCGTGGAGCGCGCTTCGCAAAAATCTTCGACCGGCGACTTAAAGAGATGGCGGCTTCCGGCGAGCTCGATCAGGCGCTTCGGCCTCTGACGGCCCTTGGGCGGCGGGCGAACTGA
- a CDS encoding thiazole synthase, with protein MSFITDDAPLVVAGRTFASRLLVGTGKYRDLAQTGEAIAESGAEIVTVAVRRTNIGQNPDEPNLLDILPPDRYTILPNTAGCFTARDAVRTCKLARELLDGHSLVKLEVLGEQKTLYPDITETLKAAEELIADGFQVMVYTSDDPLVAKRLEEMGCVAVMPLGAPIGSGLGIQNRYNIRMIVENAKVPILVDAGVGTASDASVAMELGCDGVLMNTAIAQAREPLRMARAMRLAVESGRDAYLAGRMPKKAYASASSPIDGLFF; from the coding sequence ATGAGTTTTATTACTGACGACGCGCCGCTCGTCGTGGCTGGCCGAACGTTTGCTTCCCGTCTGCTGGTCGGCACGGGCAAATACCGTGACCTTGCCCAGACCGGCGAAGCGATCGCCGAAAGTGGAGCAGAGATTGTTACCGTGGCGGTTCGGCGCACCAATATCGGCCAGAACCCGGACGAGCCCAATCTGCTTGATATCCTGCCCCCCGACCGCTATACGATACTGCCGAATACCGCGGGCTGTTTTACCGCCCGGGATGCTGTGCGCACCTGTAAACTGGCGCGCGAGCTGCTCGATGGGCACAGTCTGGTAAAGCTCGAGGTCCTGGGCGAACAGAAAACACTTTATCCGGACATAACAGAAACGCTGAAAGCCGCGGAAGAACTGATTGCGGACGGCTTTCAGGTTATGGTCTACACCAGCGACGATCCCCTTGTCGCCAAACGTTTGGAAGAGATGGGCTGCGTTGCGGTCATGCCGCTTGGCGCGCCCATCGGTTCCGGACTGGGCATTCAGAATCGCTATAACATCCGTATGATCGTTGAGAACGCAAAAGTCCCTATTCTGGTGGACGCCGGCGTAGGAACGGCTTCAGATGCCAGTGTGGCGATGGAATTGGGGTGCGATGGTGTCCTGATGAATACGGCTATCGCCCAAGCCCGTGAGCCGCTAAGAATGGCGCGCGCCATGCGGCTCGCAGTGGAGAGCGGGCGGGACGCCTATCTTGCCGGCCGAATGCCAAAAAAAGCCTACGCCAGCGCATCTTCGCCTATAGATGGTCTATTCTTTTGA
- the thiS gene encoding sulfur carrier protein ThiS, with the protein MNITVNGEVTHVPDNCSVDELIEQLCLSGRRLAVEVNQDIVPRSRHQSQRLAEGDVVEVVHAIGGG; encoded by the coding sequence ATGAATATAACTGTCAATGGGGAAGTAACCCATGTTCCCGATAACTGCTCTGTCGATGAGCTGATTGAACAGCTCTGCCTGTCTGGCCGGCGCCTGGCGGTGGAGGTCAACCAGGACATTGTTCCCCGCAGTCGCCATCAAAGCCAGCGTCTGGCAGAGGGCGATGTTGTTGAGGTCGTTCACGCCATCGGCGGCGGCTGA
- a CDS encoding DUF423 domain-containing protein translates to MKSFSGGATWLLWSGLLGFVGVGAGAFGAHALRGVLNERLMDVYQTAVHYQMLHALALGLVAVLVFVGIGGAWPRRAGFCFVAGTVVFSGSLYLLSLTATGWFGAITPVGGVLFLGGWVALLIAGLHARREGHTSKAG, encoded by the coding sequence TTGAAATCCTTTTCCGGCGGTGCCACCTGGCTTTTATGGAGCGGCCTGCTGGGTTTTGTCGGGGTCGGTGCCGGAGCATTTGGCGCCCACGCGCTTCGCGGGGTCCTGAATGAGCGGCTAATGGACGTCTATCAGACCGCCGTGCACTATCAGATGCTTCATGCGCTCGCACTGGGGCTGGTGGCTGTGCTCGTTTTTGTGGGCATTGGCGGCGCCTGGCCGCGCCGGGCGGGATTCTGTTTCGTGGCGGGAACTGTTGTTTTCAGCGGTTCGCTGTACCTGCTGAGCCTGACAGCAACGGGCTGGTTCGGAGCCATAACGCCGGTGGGCGGCGTGCTTTTTCTGGGCGGCTGGGTAGCCCTTCTGATCGCCGGGCTTCATGCGCGGCGCGAAGGCCATACGAGCAAAGCTGGCTAG
- a CDS encoding symmetrical bis(5'-nucleosyl)-tetraphosphatase: MTDYAVGDIQGCYEPLQRVLEKVGFDPAQDCLWVVGDIINRGPESLQSLRFVRSLGSSARVVLGNHDLHLLALVFNNQQPKRKDTLEQILEAADAVDLIDWLRMQPLAYYDLDRDLFMSHAGLPHIWSVPQALAYATEVSAVIGSSDAHAYFEHMYGNQPERWSSALTGTDRWRVITNYLTRMRFIAADGTLELTAKEDGNTGPAGFQPWFSYPRPQDQTRVVFGHWAALKGETQSERFIGLDTGCVWGGAMTLMNLDTGERSSCDCGR; this comes from the coding sequence ATGACCGACTACGCCGTTGGCGATATTCAGGGCTGCTATGAGCCTTTACAGCGCGTGCTGGAAAAGGTCGGGTTCGACCCTGCGCAGGATTGCCTCTGGGTGGTTGGCGACATTATCAACCGTGGACCCGAGTCGCTGCAGTCCTTGCGCTTCGTGCGGAGTCTGGGCAGTTCGGCCCGAGTCGTACTGGGTAACCATGACCTCCATTTGCTGGCTCTTGTGTTCAACAACCAGCAGCCCAAGCGCAAGGATACGCTGGAGCAGATTCTCGAGGCAGCGGATGCGGTTGATCTGATTGACTGGCTGCGGATGCAACCCCTGGCATACTATGATCTGGATCGCGATCTTTTCATGTCCCATGCCGGGCTTCCGCACATCTGGAGCGTTCCGCAGGCGCTGGCGTATGCGACTGAGGTGTCGGCTGTGATCGGTAGCAGTGACGCCCACGCTTACTTCGAACACATGTATGGCAATCAGCCCGAACGCTGGTCGTCAGCCCTGACCGGCACTGATCGGTGGCGGGTTATTACCAACTATCTCACGCGCATGCGTTTCATAGCCGCAGACGGCACCCTTGAGCTGACCGCCAAGGAAGACGGCAACACCGGCCCGGCAGGGTTCCAGCCCTGGTTCAGCTACCCCCGGCCGCAGGATCAGACCCGGGTTGTTTTTGGTCATTGGGCGGCACTAAAGGGGGAGACCCAATCCGAGCGATTTATCGGCCTGGACACGGGCTGCGTCTGGGGTGGCGCCATGACGTTGATGAATCTCGACACGGGCGAGCGCTCCAGTTGTGATTGTGGGCGCTGA
- the rsmA gene encoding 16S rRNA (adenine(1518)-N(6)/adenine(1519)-N(6))-dimethyltransferase RsmA, which produces MSRARPAGHQARKRFGQNFLHDKGVIERIVRAINPKGEDAVVEIGPGLGALTGELLEAVPHLQVLEIDRDLVPILRTQFFNYPQLRIHQGDALRFDFRSIYDGRPLRVVGNLPYNISTPLIFRLLAQADVIGDMHFMLQKEVVDRLAAEPGSKDWGRLSIMTQYYCKVQPLFGVPPGAFRPQPKVDSAIVRLIPHQVLPHPAKDVKLLATLVRTAFNARRKTLRKGLEQVVTDAQWEAVGLDKRLRPEQLSLADFVKLADLLITDGGSDAEALAGADERRSEA; this is translated from the coding sequence ATGAGCCGAGCCCGTCCGGCCGGGCACCAGGCCCGTAAGCGTTTCGGCCAGAATTTCCTGCACGATAAAGGCGTGATTGAGCGTATTGTCCGCGCGATCAACCCCAAGGGTGAAGATGCCGTAGTCGAGATCGGACCGGGGCTTGGCGCGCTGACCGGGGAGTTGCTGGAAGCCGTACCCCATCTGCAGGTGCTGGAGATAGACCGCGACCTGGTCCCTATACTGCGCACCCAATTTTTCAATTACCCGCAGCTACGGATTCACCAGGGGGATGCCCTACGCTTTGACTTCCGCTCCATCTATGACGGACGGCCTCTGCGGGTCGTGGGTAACCTGCCTTATAACATCTCCACGCCGTTGATCTTTCGCTTGCTGGCCCAGGCGGACGTTATCGGCGACATGCACTTCATGTTACAGAAGGAGGTGGTCGACCGCCTGGCAGCCGAGCCGGGCAGTAAGGACTGGGGACGGCTTTCGATCATGACCCAGTATTACTGCAAGGTGCAGCCCCTGTTTGGCGTACCGCCAGGCGCGTTCCGGCCACAACCCAAGGTGGATTCCGCCATTGTCAGGCTGATTCCCCACCAGGTTCTGCCGCACCCGGCAAAAGATGTGAAGTTGCTGGCTACGCTGGTGCGTACCGCGTTCAACGCACGCCGCAAAACGCTGCGTAAAGGGCTCGAGCAAGTCGTGACCGATGCCCAGTGGGAAGCAGTCGGGTTGGACAAACGCCTGCGCCCGGAGCAACTCTCGCTTGCGGATTTCGTCAAGCTGGCTGACCTTCTAATAACGGATGGCGGGTCGGACGCCGAAGCACTCGCTGGAGCCGATGAGCGCAGGAGCGAAGCATGA
- the pdxA gene encoding 4-hydroxythreonine-4-phosphate dehydrogenase PdxA: MAKAPSSILALTAGEPAGIGPDLCLQLALEDRATELVVVADIDLLFARAQQLQLGITVEAWQPGKPVRCEAGMLSVWSVAEAPERRAGFLDPANAGYVLETLAAAVRGCLRGDFGAMVTAPVHKGVINDGGFAFSGHTEFLQEQCEVERVVMMLATPELRVALATTHLPLRDVADAITAERLTQVIRILHEDLNSRFGLAAPRILVAGLNPHAGEGGHLGREEIDVIEPTLASLRQEGINLIGPLPADTLFTPRWLEQGDAVLAMYHDQGLPVLKSQGFGEAVNITLGLPIIRTSVDHGTALDLAGTGKAEVSSLRAAVAMAAQLVQTAQKETSQ; encoded by the coding sequence ATGGCCAAGGCTCCCTCTTCCATTCTGGCGTTGACCGCGGGCGAGCCTGCGGGGATTGGTCCAGATCTGTGCCTGCAGCTGGCCCTGGAAGATCGCGCCACCGAGCTGGTCGTGGTCGCCGACATTGACCTGCTTTTCGCCCGGGCACAGCAACTGCAGCTTGGCATTACAGTGGAGGCCTGGCAGCCGGGCAAGCCGGTCCGATGCGAAGCGGGCATGCTCTCCGTGTGGTCTGTGGCCGAAGCGCCCGAACGACGTGCGGGCTTTCTCGACCCTGCAAACGCCGGGTATGTGCTTGAAACTCTGGCGGCTGCAGTGCGCGGATGCCTTAGAGGTGACTTTGGCGCCATGGTTACAGCACCCGTGCACAAGGGCGTCATTAACGATGGCGGATTTGCCTTCAGCGGCCATACCGAGTTCCTGCAGGAGCAGTGCGAGGTCGAGCGTGTTGTGATGATGCTGGCAACGCCGGAGCTGCGCGTTGCCCTCGCAACCACACATTTGCCCTTGCGCGACGTTGCCGACGCAATAACAGCTGAAAGGCTGACACAGGTCATCCGCATACTGCACGAAGACCTGAACAGCCGGTTTGGCTTGGCCGCCCCCCGTATTCTGGTAGCGGGTCTGAATCCCCACGCTGGCGAGGGTGGCCACCTGGGGCGCGAGGAGATCGATGTGATCGAGCCGACGCTGGCAAGCCTCAGGCAAGAAGGCATCAACCTGATCGGGCCGCTGCCCGCGGACACGCTGTTTACGCCGCGCTGGCTTGAACAGGGCGACGCGGTGCTGGCCATGTATCACGACCAGGGCCTACCGGTACTCAAGTCGCAGGGCTTCGGCGAAGCCGTGAACATAACCCTGGGCCTGCCCATCATTCGCACTTCTGTAGACCATGGTACCGCGCTTGACCTTGCTGGAACCGGCAAGGCGGAAGTCAGCAGTCTGCGCGCGGCAGTGGCCATGGCAGCGCAATTGGTCCAGACCGCCCAAAAGGAAACCAGTCAATGA